From Oscillatoria sp. FACHB-1407, a single genomic window includes:
- a CDS encoding serine/threonine protein kinase, protein MPGQILGDRYEVEQQLGKKSGRWTLLARDLTTETPVILKLLFIDDQTSQDDLRLFTREVDILQTLSHPATPKYLGYFEIDLPLDGKALALIQSYIEGKSLDQYLQEGRQLTEAEAKTIARSVLEILEYLHDHTPPIVHRDIKPSNILLASEGSDLTSHVALVDFGSVKSLSSSSDMTTFTLVGTDGYRPPEQIGRRAVRASDLYSLGATLVTGITGIHADKLPRRGLRIDLENCLETSSGFNGWLRKMIEPELEKRFKSAQEAYSALP, encoded by the coding sequence ATGCCAGGGCAAATATTGGGCGATCGCTATGAAGTAGAGCAGCAACTCGGCAAAAAATCTGGTCGTTGGACACTGCTTGCCCGTGATCTCACAACTGAGACTCCTGTCATTCTCAAGCTTCTATTTATTGACGACCAAACCAGTCAGGATGACCTGAGGCTGTTTACACGAGAAGTCGATATCCTGCAAACGCTCTCTCACCCTGCCACTCCAAAATACCTGGGCTATTTTGAGATTGACCTGCCCCTCGATGGCAAAGCTCTTGCTTTGATTCAGAGCTACATTGAAGGAAAGTCGCTCGACCAATACTTGCAAGAAGGGCGGCAGTTAACCGAGGCTGAAGCTAAAACCATTGCCCGATCGGTACTCGAAATTTTGGAATACTTGCACGACCACACTCCACCGATCGTTCATCGAGATATCAAGCCCAGCAATATTTTGCTGGCATCTGAAGGGAGTGACCTCACCTCACACGTTGCACTGGTTGATTTTGGATCTGTTAAATCCCTCTCGTCCAGTAGTGATATGACAACGTTCACTCTGGTGGGAACAGATGGTTACCGTCCGCCTGAGCAGATCGGGCGAAGAGCAGTCAGAGCCTCTGATTTGTATAGTCTTGGGGCAACGTTAGTGACGGGTATTACTGGCATTCATGCGGATAAGTTGCCCCGACGAGGGTTACGTATCGATCTAGAAAATTGCCTCGAAACGAGCAGTGGATTTAACGGTTGGCTCCGTAAGATGATTGAACCGGAGTTGGAGAAGCGGTTTAAGTCTGCCCAGGAAGCCTATAGTGCGTTGCCTTGA
- the dapB gene encoding 4-hydroxy-tetrahydrodipicolinate reductase, with protein MSIQAPIPVVVNGATGKMGREAIKAIAQANDMTLVGAIARNPSVQGQDIGEIVGCGALEVPVIADLQATLAMAAQEKQAAVMVDFTHPDAVYENVRSAIAYGVRPVVGTTGLSSDQLQDLEEFADKASLGCLIIPNFSIGVVLMQQAAMQASQYFDHVEIIELHHNQKADAPSGTAIQTAQLLGEFGKPYNPPTVAETEKLPGARGSVTEDGIRIHSVRLPGLLAHQEVIFGAPGQIYTLRHDTSDRAAYMPGVLLAIRKVLQLKTLIYGLEKIL; from the coding sequence ATGTCGATACAAGCTCCAATCCCAGTGGTGGTCAATGGTGCAACCGGAAAAATGGGGCGCGAGGCGATCAAAGCCATTGCCCAAGCAAATGATATGACCCTGGTAGGAGCGATCGCCCGCAATCCCTCTGTTCAGGGGCAAGACATTGGTGAAATCGTCGGCTGTGGCGCGTTAGAGGTGCCTGTTATCGCTGATTTACAAGCAACACTGGCAATGGCAGCCCAGGAGAAACAAGCGGCTGTTATGGTCGATTTCACTCATCCTGATGCAGTGTATGAGAATGTACGGTCAGCGATCGCCTATGGGGTTCGACCTGTTGTGGGCACCACTGGACTCAGTTCAGATCAATTGCAAGACCTGGAAGAGTTTGCCGACAAAGCCAGTCTGGGGTGTTTAATCATCCCCAACTTCTCGATTGGGGTTGTCTTGATGCAACAAGCTGCCATGCAGGCTTCCCAATACTTCGACCATGTCGAAATCATCGAATTACACCACAACCAAAAAGCCGATGCTCCCAGCGGCACTGCGATTCAGACCGCGCAATTGTTAGGTGAATTTGGCAAACCCTATAACCCACCAACAGTGGCTGAAACAGAAAAGTTGCCCGGTGCCAGAGGCAGTGTCACCGAAGACGGCATTCGGATTCACAGTGTTCGTCTACCGGGTTTGCTGGCACATCAAGAGGTGATCTTTGGTGCCCCTGGCCAGATTTACACTCTGCGCCATGATACCAGCGATCGCGCTGCTTATATGCCCGGTGTCTTGCTTGCCATCCGCAAAGTGCTACAACTCAAAACGCTGATCTACGGACTCGAAAAGATTTTGTAA
- a CDS encoding EAL domain-containing protein: MISRLIPFVQRAVPQLSSIRKVTSVLSQPILWAGAIALLICLLTVNRWTPLVRSSILLVATLSLLGGWRLLHDAFHDRLTGLPNRALFLKHLERVLRRQRHHKPFGIFYLDVDEFRALNQTLGRAGGDQLLTAIARRLRSFFGSATTLARVGGNEFVVLQKGVRTADEAMQLADRLHAQILAPFHINGQDVAATVSIGIALSSDYIWAHDLLKDAQLAMYHAKRQGRACHAVFEPHMRVQVASSTQLASDLRWAIERQELRLFYQALVSLQTKQIIGFEALVRWQHPKHGLMAPSEFIPLAETTGLIVAIGRWAIHQACNQLRRWQQGSLIESSLLMSVNLSAQEFSQPNLIDYIQQVLRDTGIEGHRLKLEITESTLMGDLEGAIATLNEIKSLGIQIGIDDFGTGYSSLSHLYYFPTDTLKIDQSFVRRLGNHTENDEIVRTIITLAHNLGMNVIAEGIETRRQLNLLRSLRCEYGQGYLFSKPLDRDAATRLLTEQLTEQWNSENLCNDFLRSS; this comes from the coding sequence GTGATTTCCAGACTTATCCCATTTGTGCAACGGGCTGTACCTCAATTGAGTAGCATCCGCAAGGTAACATCCGTTTTAAGTCAGCCCATTCTCTGGGCTGGGGCGATCGCGTTGCTGATCTGTCTCCTGACCGTCAATCGGTGGACTCCCCTGGTGCGATCTAGCATTTTGCTCGTTGCCACCCTCAGTCTGTTGGGGGGATGGCGATTGCTCCACGATGCCTTCCACGACCGCCTCACAGGTTTACCCAACCGTGCCTTATTTTTGAAACATCTGGAGCGTGTCCTTCGCCGCCAGCGGCATCACAAGCCCTTTGGCATTTTCTATCTTGATGTAGACGAGTTTCGGGCACTCAATCAAACGCTCGGTCGTGCCGGGGGTGATCAGTTGCTAACGGCGATCGCTCGTCGTCTCCGCAGCTTTTTTGGGTCAGCAACCACTCTGGCACGAGTTGGGGGCAATGAATTTGTTGTGCTTCAGAAAGGGGTCAGAACTGCGGACGAGGCAATGCAGCTTGCCGATCGCCTTCATGCTCAAATCCTTGCACCATTTCACATCAACGGTCAGGATGTAGCCGCGACCGTTAGCATTGGCATTGCCCTGAGTTCCGACTATATCTGGGCACACGACCTGCTCAAAGATGCTCAACTGGCCATGTATCACGCTAAACGCCAGGGCAGAGCTTGCCATGCCGTGTTTGAGCCCCATATGCGGGTGCAGGTTGCCTCTTCAACCCAGTTGGCATCTGATCTGCGTTGGGCGATCGAACGGCAAGAGTTGCGCTTGTTTTATCAGGCACTGGTATCGCTGCAAACCAAGCAAATTATCGGGTTTGAGGCACTGGTACGGTGGCAACACCCCAAGCATGGGCTGATGGCTCCATCGGAGTTTATTCCCCTGGCAGAAACCACAGGGCTAATCGTGGCGATCGGGCGGTGGGCAATTCATCAGGCGTGTAACCAACTGCGGCGATGGCAGCAGGGATCACTGATTGAGTCATCCCTCCTGATGAGTGTCAACCTGTCAGCTCAAGAGTTTTCCCAACCCAATCTAATTGATTACATTCAGCAGGTCTTGAGGGATACGGGCATTGAGGGGCACCGCCTCAAGCTGGAGATCACCGAGAGCACGCTGATGGGTGACCTGGAGGGGGCGATCGCCACTCTCAATGAGATCAAATCACTGGGTATTCAGATCGGCATCGACGACTTTGGGACAGGCTATTCGTCCCTGAGTCACCTGTATTACTTCCCAACAGATACCCTGAAAATTGACCAGTCCTTTGTGCGGCGGTTGGGCAACCACACCGAGAATGACGAAATTGTCCGCACCATCATCACTCTGGCTCACAACCTGGGCATGAATGTAATTGCAGAAGGCATCGAAACGCGCCGACAACTCAACCTGTTGCGATCGCTGCGGTGTGAGTATGGACAGGGTTATCTGTTCTCAAAACCCCTGGATCGAGACGCAGCTACCCGACTGTTGACTGAGCAACTGACCGAGCAGTGGAATTCTGAGAATCTTTGCAACGATTTCCTAAGAAGCAGCTAG
- a CDS encoding NAD(P)/FAD-dependent oxidoreductase: MTKTTEQHRVVIVGGGFGGLYAAKALGRAPVNVTLIDKRNFHLFQPLLYQVATGTVSPADISSPLRAILSKHKNTQVLMEEVVDIDPEQQQIMMKGKTVPYDTLVVATGVSHHYFGNEQWKETAPGLKTVEDALEMRRRIFMAFEAAEKETDAEKRRAWLTFVIVGGGPTGVELAGAIAELAFHTLREDFRSIDTTEAQILLLEGMDRVLPPYPEDLSIEAAASLTRLGVTVKTKTLVTNITDNVVTTRCGEQVEQIAARTILWAAGVKASAMGQVLADRTGAQLDRAGRVSVGSDLSIPNYPNIFVIGDLANFTQADGKPLPGVAPVAIQEGEYVAKLIRQRLKGQTLPEFSYVNAGSLAVIGQNSAVVDLGFIKFTGIIAWLIWVFAHIYYLIEFDNKLIVMLQWGWSYFTRNRGARLITGEEDLLKVEMDNNGEFHAPSSSKSTVEA, encoded by the coding sequence ATGACTAAAACCACTGAACAACATCGAGTTGTTATTGTTGGAGGTGGCTTTGGAGGGTTATATGCCGCTAAAGCACTCGGTCGCGCTCCTGTGAATGTGACCCTGATCGACAAACGTAACTTCCACCTTTTTCAACCATTGCTCTATCAAGTTGCAACCGGAACGGTTTCTCCGGCTGATATTTCATCGCCGCTGCGTGCCATTTTGAGCAAACACAAAAACACGCAGGTGTTGATGGAAGAGGTCGTTGATATTGACCCAGAACAGCAACAAATCATGATGAAGGGCAAAACGGTGCCCTATGACACGTTGGTGGTCGCCACAGGGGTCAGCCACCACTACTTTGGTAATGAGCAATGGAAGGAAACGGCTCCGGGATTAAAGACCGTTGAAGATGCGCTGGAGATGCGCCGACGCATCTTTATGGCGTTTGAAGCGGCTGAAAAAGAAACCGATGCCGAAAAGCGGCGTGCCTGGTTAACCTTTGTGATTGTGGGGGGTGGTCCCACGGGGGTTGAACTGGCAGGGGCGATCGCTGAACTGGCGTTTCACACATTGAGAGAAGATTTTCGCAGCATCGATACTACTGAGGCGCAGATTTTGCTGCTGGAGGGCATGGATCGCGTGCTGCCGCCCTATCCGGAGGATCTGTCGATTGAGGCCGCCGCTTCGCTCACTCGGTTAGGTGTGACGGTTAAAACCAAAACGTTGGTGACTAATATCACCGATAACGTGGTGACAACTCGTTGTGGTGAGCAGGTTGAGCAGATTGCCGCTCGCACGATTTTGTGGGCAGCAGGGGTCAAAGCCTCAGCGATGGGGCAAGTCTTAGCCGATCGCACCGGGGCACAACTCGATCGCGCCGGACGGGTCAGCGTTGGCTCTGACCTGAGCATTCCCAACTATCCCAACATCTTTGTCATTGGGGATCTGGCAAACTTTACTCAAGCGGATGGCAAACCGCTTCCGGGAGTGGCTCCGGTGGCCATTCAAGAAGGGGAGTATGTTGCCAAACTGATTCGGCAGCGACTCAAGGGGCAGACTCTTCCAGAATTTAGTTATGTCAATGCGGGTAGCCTAGCCGTAATCGGGCAGAACTCAGCGGTCGTCGATTTAGGTTTCATCAAGTTCACGGGCATTATTGCCTGGTTAATCTGGGTATTTGCTCACATCTATTACTTGATTGAGTTCGACAATAAGCTGATTGTCATGCTCCAGTGGGGATGGAGTTACTTCACCCGTAATCGGGGAGCACGACTGATCACGGGAGAGGAGGATTTACTGAAGGTTGAGATGGATAACAATGGAGAATTTCATGCTCCGTCGTCGTCAAAATCAACGGTTGAAGCCTAA